One part of the Methylobacterium mesophilicum SR1.6/6 genome encodes these proteins:
- a CDS encoding ABC transporter substrate-binding protein, protein MTTTRRVFLTGAASALAGGLAPGVIRSACAQGAGSTVRIGMVLPVTGPGADAGRYALAGAKIALEAVNKAGGVLGKPLEIVTEDDQTTNPGAVFAFSKLASQSDLVGFLGSIRSTQNHAMAPDILKTGKPVCFGGTDPVLTQLGNPWLFRFRPNDSFSAQVIAEHGVNGLGKKKWAIIHSTDAFGTSGAKALTESLGKGGATVALDQGYTNQSQDFTPVVLAIRQSGADVIGSYFTFENDIGIFARQLRQLGVTAPWVGSPSITNVTALKLAGPSLYGTYGVADYAEESSDAARAYGKAYRAVMKIAPDNQSSWTFDAVTVLAKAINAAGKTDPQAIREAILAVRGHEGAEGTYNFDKNGDGLHGYNVVRNDKGNIVFDRRIDFYKG, encoded by the coding sequence ATGACGACGACGCGTCGCGTTTTTCTGACCGGTGCCGCCTCCGCGCTCGCGGGCGGTCTGGCGCCGGGGGTGATCCGCTCGGCCTGCGCGCAGGGCGCCGGGTCGACGGTGCGGATCGGCATGGTGCTGCCGGTGACCGGCCCCGGCGCCGATGCCGGGCGCTACGCGCTCGCCGGCGCCAAGATCGCCCTGGAGGCGGTCAACAAGGCGGGCGGGGTGCTGGGCAAGCCGCTGGAGATCGTCACCGAGGACGACCAGACCACCAATCCCGGCGCGGTCTTCGCCTTCTCCAAGCTCGCCTCGCAGAGCGACCTCGTGGGCTTCCTGGGCTCGATCCGATCGACCCAGAACCACGCCATGGCGCCCGACATCCTGAAGACGGGCAAGCCGGTCTGCTTCGGCGGCACCGACCCGGTGCTGACACAGCTCGGCAATCCGTGGCTGTTCCGCTTCCGGCCCAACGACAGCTTCTCGGCCCAGGTGATCGCCGAGCACGGCGTCAACGGGCTCGGCAAGAAGAAGTGGGCGATCATCCACTCCACCGACGCCTTCGGCACCAGCGGCGCCAAGGCGCTGACCGAGAGCCTCGGCAAGGGCGGCGCCACGGTCGCCCTCGACCAGGGCTACACCAACCAGAGCCAGGACTTCACCCCGGTGGTGCTGGCGATCCGCCAGTCGGGCGCCGACGTGATCGGCTCGTACTTCACCTTCGAGAACGACATCGGCATCTTCGCCCGGCAGCTGCGCCAGCTCGGCGTCACCGCGCCCTGGGTCGGCTCGCCGTCGATCACCAACGTGACCGCCCTGAAGCTCGCCGGGCCGTCGCTGTACGGCACCTACGGCGTGGCCGACTACGCCGAGGAATCGAGCGACGCCGCCCGCGCCTACGGCAAGGCCTACCGGGCGGTGATGAAGATCGCCCCCGACAACCAGTCGTCCTGGACCTTCGACGCCGTGACGGTGCTGGCCAAGGCGATCAACGCGGCGGGCAAGACCGACCCGCAGGCGATCCGCGAGGCGATCCTGGCGGTGCGCGGCCACGAGGGCGCCGAGGGCACCTACAACTTCGACAAGAACGGCGACGGCCTGCACGGCTACAACGTCGTGCGCAACGACAAGGGCAACATCGTCTTCGACCGGCGGATCGACTTCTACAAGGGTTGA
- a CDS encoding branched-chain amino acid ABC transporter ATP-binding protein/permease, giving the protein MSGTPSPIAAAAPVPAPRRFPLGSLAYAVLAAGLVALAATTPLNGYALNILMQAATYAIAVIGLTVVLGLCGQINLAQAGFFGIGAYAVGLGTVDGGLNFWICLITGLGLAVVLGAALGASTLRLGGHYLAMVTISFQQILTLVLTNWIPVTHGPDGVPNIRRPALFADGQSYLALCVLVLAIVGWLVWHMPRTRLGRAMRAVRDNELAAGVSGIDIYRTKVAAFALGALLAGLGGGLFAGSFTYISPDQFSFAESIVFLTMALLGGVGSPVGAVIGTALLILIPEWLRFLKEIPGLYLAIYGLAVILIVVFMPDGIWGFLGDQVRRLRRARPAPAPAAELTLSQGEASGAPMLEVSELAKHFGGLKAVDAVSFTVARGGIHALIGPNGSGKTTTLNVLSGLYSPTGGTVRLAGQDVTRLPPHRRAAAGIGRTFQNIRLFRSMSALENVVIGAERPNNPLGASDRASLEARARAALAFVGLEGRAEEPISGFSYGHQRLIEIARALAGNPVLLLLDEPAAGLNSSEKNALTVLLRRMAAKGLTILIIDHDMTLVSDVASHVTVLNFGRRIADGVTATVLREPAVIQAYLGEDAAAGPAASLKTDLAPV; this is encoded by the coding sequence ATGAGCGGCACCCCCTCCCCCATCGCCGCCGCGGCGCCGGTGCCCGCCCCGCGTCGGTTCCCCCTCGGCAGCCTCGCCTACGCGGTCCTGGCCGCCGGCCTCGTGGCGCTCGCCGCCACGACGCCGCTCAACGGCTACGCCCTCAACATCCTGATGCAGGCGGCGACCTACGCCATCGCGGTGATCGGGCTCACCGTGGTGCTGGGTCTGTGCGGGCAGATCAACCTCGCCCAGGCGGGCTTCTTCGGGATCGGCGCCTACGCGGTCGGCCTCGGCACGGTCGACGGGGGGCTGAACTTCTGGATCTGCCTCATCACCGGCCTCGGCCTCGCGGTGGTGCTCGGCGCTGCGCTCGGCGCCTCGACGCTGCGCCTCGGCGGCCACTACCTCGCCATGGTGACGATCTCGTTCCAGCAGATCCTGACCCTGGTGCTGACCAACTGGATCCCCGTCACCCACGGGCCCGACGGCGTGCCGAACATCCGCCGCCCGGCCCTGTTCGCCGACGGGCAGAGCTACCTCGCGCTCTGCGTGCTGGTGCTGGCGATCGTCGGCTGGCTGGTCTGGCACATGCCGCGGACCCGCCTCGGGCGCGCCATGCGGGCGGTGCGCGACAACGAGCTGGCGGCGGGGGTGTCGGGCATCGACATCTACCGCACCAAGGTCGCGGCCTTCGCCCTGGGGGCGCTGCTGGCGGGGCTCGGCGGCGGGCTGTTTGCCGGCAGCTTCACCTATATCAGCCCGGACCAGTTCTCCTTCGCCGAGTCGATCGTCTTCCTGACGATGGCGCTGCTCGGCGGCGTCGGCTCGCCGGTCGGCGCCGTGATCGGCACCGCCCTGCTGATCCTGATCCCGGAATGGCTCCGCTTCCTCAAGGAGATCCCGGGGCTCTACCTCGCGATCTACGGGCTCGCGGTGATCCTGATCGTGGTGTTCATGCCGGACGGGATCTGGGGTTTTCTGGGCGATCAGGTCCGGCGCCTGCGCCGGGCCCGCCCGGCCCCGGCCCCCGCCGCCGAGCTGACCCTGAGCCAGGGCGAGGCCTCCGGGGCGCCGATGCTGGAGGTGTCGGAGCTCGCCAAGCATTTCGGCGGCCTCAAGGCCGTGGACGCGGTGAGCTTCACGGTGGCGCGGGGCGGCATCCACGCGCTGATCGGCCCGAACGGCTCGGGCAAGACCACGACGCTCAACGTCCTCTCGGGCCTCTACAGCCCCACGGGCGGCACCGTGCGGCTCGCCGGGCAGGACGTCACGCGCCTGCCGCCGCACCGGCGGGCGGCCGCCGGGATCGGGCGCACCTTCCAGAACATCCGCCTGTTCCGCTCGATGAGCGCCCTGGAGAACGTCGTCATCGGCGCCGAGCGGCCCAACAACCCGCTGGGCGCGAGCGACCGGGCGAGCCTGGAGGCCCGCGCCCGAGCGGCCTTGGCCTTCGTCGGCCTGGAGGGGCGGGCGGAGGAGCCGATCTCGGGCTTCTCGTACGGCCACCAGCGGCTGATCGAGATCGCCCGGGCGCTGGCCGGCAACCCCGTGCTGCTCCTCCTCGACGAGCCGGCCGCCGGGCTCAATTCCAGCGAGAAGAACGCCCTGACGGTGCTCCTGCGCCGGATGGCCGCCAAGGGCCTGACCATCCTGATCATCGACCACGACATGACGCTGGTGAGCGACGTGGCGAGCCACGTCACCGTGCTGAATTTCGGCCGCCGCATCGCCGACGGCGTCACCGCGACCGTGCTGCGCGAGCCGGCGGTGATCCAGGCCTATCTCGGCGAGGACGCCGCCGCCGGCCCGGCGGCGAGCCTCAAGACCGACCTCGCACCGGTGTGA
- a CDS encoding branched-chain amino acid ABC transporter permease: MDLILQLLFTGIGIGSVYALVALGFVLIFRATNVVNFAQGEFSMVAAFLMVVFAVDLQWPYWLSLLLTLGGMALLGALFNLGVYYPLRHRSYLPVIISTIGASIFLANTTLALYGPQPQVLPPVFETQGFLLGPVFLDSQYLLIIAVTAALVAFQYWFFEHTLVGKKLQATSQDKEMAALLGIPVAGMIMLTFVYSAVLGGIAGILVAPVLFVSIQMGATIALKAFAATIIGGFGDVTGAIIGGLALGIIETFGAAYVSVPYKDAFAFLVLIVFLVVRPQGLFGERVAEKA; encoded by the coding sequence ATGGACCTGATCCTGCAGCTTCTCTTCACCGGGATCGGCATCGGCTCCGTCTACGCCCTGGTGGCGCTCGGCTTCGTGCTGATCTTCCGCGCCACCAACGTGGTGAACTTCGCCCAAGGCGAGTTCTCGATGGTGGCGGCCTTCCTGATGGTGGTCTTCGCCGTCGACCTCCAGTGGCCCTACTGGCTGTCGCTGCTCCTCACCTTGGGCGGGATGGCGCTGCTCGGCGCCCTGTTCAACCTCGGCGTCTACTATCCCCTGCGCCACCGCAGCTACCTGCCGGTGATCATCTCCACCATCGGCGCATCGATCTTCCTGGCCAACACCACGCTCGCCCTCTACGGGCCGCAGCCGCAGGTGCTCCCGCCCGTCTTCGAGACGCAGGGGTTCCTGCTCGGCCCGGTCTTCCTCGACAGCCAGTACCTGCTGATCATCGCGGTGACGGCGGCCCTGGTGGCGTTCCAGTACTGGTTCTTCGAGCACACGCTCGTCGGCAAGAAGCTGCAGGCGACCTCGCAGGACAAGGAAATGGCCGCCCTGCTGGGCATCCCGGTGGCCGGGATGATCATGCTGACCTTCGTGTACAGCGCCGTGCTCGGCGGCATCGCCGGCATCCTGGTGGCGCCGGTGCTGTTCGTGTCGATCCAGATGGGCGCCACCATCGCGCTGAAGGCCTTCGCGGCGACCATCATCGGCGGCTTCGGCGACGTCACCGGGGCGATCATCGGGGGTCTCGCCCTCGGCATCATCGAGACCTTCGGGGCGGCCTACGTCTCGGTGCCCTACAAGGACGCCTTCGCGTTCCTGGTCCTGATCGTCTTCCTGGTCGTGCGCCCGCAGGGCCTGTTCGGCGAGCGCGTGGCGGAGAAGGCGTGA
- a CDS encoding twin-arginine translocation signal domain-containing protein, producing the protein MRLVDRRTPVDRRTFLKGAAAAAPAAALASRVTSEAWAEGAQALTPHSLKTLVLMARDIYPHDQLSDQYYRTAILPWDAKAAADAGTRTLLEEGVAGLDAAAKAQHGKPYLDVGWEDDRVPLLRGIETGEFFKKIRADLVVSLYNQKPLWRKLGYEGSSAEHGGYLERGFNDIDWVDKV; encoded by the coding sequence ATGAGGCTCGTAGACAGGCGCACGCCGGTCGACCGGCGGACTTTCCTCAAGGGTGCGGCCGCCGCCGCACCGGCGGCCGCACTGGCCTCCAGGGTCACCTCCGAGGCCTGGGCCGAGGGCGCGCAGGCGCTCACCCCCCACAGCCTCAAGACCCTGGTGCTAATGGCGCGGGACATCTACCCGCACGACCAGCTCTCGGACCAATACTACCGCACCGCGATCCTGCCCTGGGACGCCAAGGCAGCCGCGGATGCCGGCACCCGCACCCTGCTGGAGGAGGGCGTCGCCGGCCTCGACGCCGCCGCGAAGGCCCAGCACGGCAAACCCTATCTCGACGTCGGCTGGGAGGACGACCGGGTGCCCCTGCTGCGGGGCATCGAGACGGGCGAGTTCTTCAAGAAGATCCGCGCCGATCTGGTCGTCTCGCTCTACAACCAGAAGCCGCTGTGGCGGAAGCTCGGCTACGAGGGCTCCTCGGCGGAGCACGGCGGCTACCTGGAGCGCGGGTTCAACGACATCGACTGGGTCGACAAGGTCTGA
- a CDS encoding ABC transporter ATP-binding protein: MTTPLLEIRDLVVRYGEIEAVRGLSFSVGAGEVVTLLGSNGAGKSTTLKAISGLVRPAAGTILLEGKPLEGLKPEAIVRLGVAHVPEGRRVFPGLTVRENIMLGASNRSGLSKRALRDEVEAMFDLFPDIRRFGDALGWTLSGGQLQMVALARGLMAKPRILLLDEPSLGLAPVIVQAVFAIIAEVRRRGTTVLLVEQNARMGLSVADRGYVLETGRLVLSGDPESLWANDEIRSAYLGGRAKAEALAAG, translated from the coding sequence ATGACGACGCCCCTCCTGGAGATCCGCGACCTCGTGGTCCGCTACGGCGAGATCGAGGCCGTGCGCGGCCTGTCCTTCTCGGTCGGCGCCGGGGAGGTGGTGACGCTCTTGGGCTCCAACGGCGCCGGCAAGTCCACCACCCTGAAGGCGATCTCGGGACTGGTGCGGCCCGCCGCCGGCACGATCCTGCTGGAGGGCAAGCCCCTGGAGGGCCTGAAGCCCGAGGCGATCGTGCGCCTCGGCGTCGCCCACGTGCCGGAGGGCCGCCGGGTCTTCCCGGGGCTGACGGTGCGCGAGAACATCATGCTGGGCGCCTCGAACCGGTCGGGCCTGTCCAAGCGGGCGCTGCGCGACGAGGTCGAGGCGATGTTCGACCTGTTCCCGGATATCCGCCGGTTCGGCGACGCGCTGGGCTGGACGCTGTCGGGCGGCCAGCTCCAGATGGTGGCGCTCGCCCGCGGCCTGATGGCCAAGCCCCGCATCCTGCTCCTCGACGAGCCCTCGCTCGGCCTCGCCCCGGTGATCGTCCAGGCGGTGTTCGCGATCATCGCCGAGGTGCGCCGCCGCGGCACCACGGTGCTGCTGGTCGAGCAGAACGCCCGAATGGGCCTCTCGGTGGCCGACCGCGGCTACGTGCTGGAGACCGGGCGGCTGGTCCTCTCGGGCGATCCGGAATCGCTCTGGGCGAATGACGAGATCCGGTCGGCCTATCTCGGCGGGCGCGCGAAGGCGGAGGCGCTGGCGGCGGGGTGA